A stretch of Bubalus bubalis isolate 160015118507 breed Murrah chromosome 19, NDDB_SH_1, whole genome shotgun sequence DNA encodes these proteins:
- the CEP72 gene encoding centrosomal protein of 72 kDa isoform X9 produces the protein MAPGGRVVLCEEKIREKSGLAPPCDLAELRSLSIPGTYQEKITHLGNSLMNLTSLKSLDLSRNSLVSLEGIECLTALESLNLYYNRISSLAEVFRLHSLAGLLDVDLRLNPVVKSESDYRLFVVHMLPGLQQLDDRPVRESERRASRLHFGSEESLDSEQSFPSVFREERPHHSRVKCTDSSAKKCLVMDADDEAVLSLIAECEWDLSNPPGGMSSSQKESEASLQTSQESRHRLSPQSVQHQCGDSLWKGPERRRSSSRAGCVEPRLQDQHCGELPPQRFTPDSTETEDSGASSQKSSVSTQKMLNPLPAPEKYRKRRMPGGRFQAPADEACLSCLEGSLSVSRRGSSEGWGQAASSLSATPGPEQPRPPSASEACPKLHSTVLPGKKATLEALFLEALLDLVDRHWSGRRSLHSSEAFLAQARHILSSVQEFTTTQDTSTTVNEEISSLTLENKTLHSRLAELQQQYGVKMTEVVLELSDTRKEMDYLRQHLDRSLEESSSLKSLLLSMKKDVRTADAPSALNLQISGLQASVKRLSGELVELKQHLEHYDKIQELTQMLQESHSSLVSTNERLLQELDQVRAQHQAEVEQLHWSYKELKKTLALFPGSPRDARPASPPRAL, from the exons ATGGCGCCGGGCGGGCGGGTGGTGCTGTGTGAGGAGAAGATCCGGGAGAAGAGCGGCCTGGCGCCTCCCTGCGACCTGG cTGAACTTCGGTCATTATCTATTCCTGGAACTTACCAAGAAAAGATTACTCACCTGGGAAATTCTTTGATGAATTTAACAAGTCTAAAATCTCTAGATCTCTCACGAAACTCCTTGGTTAGTCTAGAG GGCATTGAATGCCTGACGGCGCTGGAGAGCCTCAACCTCTACTACAACCGCATCTCCTCGCTGGCGGAGGTCTTCCGGCTCCACTCCCTGGCGGGGCTCTTGGACGTGGACCTGCGGCTGAACCCCGTGGTGAAGAGCGAGTCTGACTACCGCCTCTTCGTGGTGCACATGCTCCCGGGGCTCCAGCAGCTGG ATGACCGCCCCGTGAGGGAGAGTGAGCGGAGAGCGTCCCGGCTGCATTTTGGTTCGGAGGAATCGCTGGACTCAGAGCAGAGCTTCCCATCTGTTTTCAGAGAAGAAAG ACCTCATCACTCCAGAGTCAAGTGCACTGACTCCTCCGCCAAGAAGTGCTTGGTCATGGATGCGGATGACGAGGCGGTCCTGAGCCTCATTGCTGAGTGCGAGTGGGACCTGAGCAACCCTCCTGGGGGCATGAGTTCCAGCCAGAAGGAGTCAGAGGCCAGCCTCCAGACCTCCCAAG AGTCGCGGCACCGACTGAGCCCTCAGTCAGTCCAGCACCAGTGCGGGGACTCTCTGTGGAAGGGCCCTGAGCGGCGCAGGAGCAGCTCCAGGGCGGGCTGCGTGGAGCCGAGGCTGCAGGACCAGCACTGCGGCGAGCTCCCCCCACAGCGCTTCACCCCAG ACTCCACGGAGACTGAGGACTCAGGCGCTTCTTCTCAGAAGTCCAGTGTGTCGACACAAAAGATGTTAAACCCCCTACCTGCTCCTGAGAAGTACAGGAAGCGGAGGATGCCTGGCGGGAGGTTCCAGGCGCCTGCGGACGAGGCCTGTCTCAGCTGTCTGGAGGGGAGCCTGAGTGTGAGCCGGAGGGGCAGTTCAGAGGGCTGGGGCCAGGCCGCCTCTTCCCTCTCGGCCACCCCGGGGCCCGAGCAGCCAAGACCGCCCAGCGCCAGCGAG GCATGTCCCAAACTGCACTCCACCGTGCTGCCCGGGAAGAAGGCCACCCTGGAGGCGCTGTTCCTGGAAGCGCTCCTCGACCTGGTGGACAGGCACTGGAGTGGCCGCAGGTCCCTGCACAGCAGCGAAGCCTTCCTTG CTCAGGCGAGACACATTTTGTCGTCTGTTCAAGAGTTTACAACCACTCAGGACACTTCGACAACTGTGAATGAAGAAATTAGCTCTCTGACTCTGGAAAATAAGACTTTGCACAGTCGCCTTGCtgagcttcagcaacagtacGGCGTGAAGATGACTGAGGTGGTGCTGGAGCTCAGCGACACGCGGAAGGAGATG GATTACCTGAGGCAGCATCTGGACAGATCTCTGGAGGAGAGCAGTAGCTTGAAGTCACTTTTGTTGAGCATGAAGAAAGATGTGAGGACCGCTGACGCTCCGTCCGCACTGAACCTGCAGATCTCCG GACTCCAGGCGAGCGTGAAGCGGCTCTCGGGCGAGCTTGTGGAGCTCAAGCAGCACCTGGAGCACTATGACAAGATCCAAGAACTCACGCAGATGCTGCAGGAGAGCCACAG CTCCCTGGTCAGCACCAACGAGCGCCTGCTGCAGGAGCTGGACCAGGTGCGGGCGCAACACCAGGCGGAGGTGGAGCAGCTGCACTGGAGCTACAAGGAGCTCAAGAAGACCCTGGCACTGTTCCCTGGCAGCCCCCGAGACGCGCGGCCCGCCTCCCCGCCGCGCGCCCTGTGA
- the CEP72 gene encoding centrosomal protein of 72 kDa isoform X7, whose translation MAPGGRVVLCEEKIREKSGLAPPCDLAELRSLSIPGTYQEKITHLGNSLMNLTSLKSLDLSRNSLVSLEGIECLTALESLNLYYNRISSLAEVFRLHSLAGLLDVDLRLNPVVKSESDYRLFVVHMLPGLQQLDDRPVRESERRASRLHFGSEESLDSEQSFPSVFREERPHHSRVKCTDSSAKKCLVMDADDEAVLSLIAECEWDLSNPPGGMSSSQKESEASLQTSQAESRHRLSPQSVQHQCGDSLWKGPERRRSSSRAGCVEPRLQDQHCGELPPQRFTPDSTETEDSGASSQKSSVSTQKMLNPLPAPEKYRKRRMPGGRFQAPADEACLSCLEGSLSVSRRGSSEGWGQAASSLSATPGPEQPRPPSASEACPKLHSTVLPGKKATLEALFLEALLDLVDRHWSGRRSLHSSEAFLAQARHILSSVQEFTTTQDTSTTVNEEISSLTLENKTLHSRLAELQQQYGVKMTEVVLELSDTRKEMDYLRQHLDRSLEESSSLKSLLLSMKKDVRTADAPSALNLQISGSLTP comes from the exons ATGGCGCCGGGCGGGCGGGTGGTGCTGTGTGAGGAGAAGATCCGGGAGAAGAGCGGCCTGGCGCCTCCCTGCGACCTGG cTGAACTTCGGTCATTATCTATTCCTGGAACTTACCAAGAAAAGATTACTCACCTGGGAAATTCTTTGATGAATTTAACAAGTCTAAAATCTCTAGATCTCTCACGAAACTCCTTGGTTAGTCTAGAG GGCATTGAATGCCTGACGGCGCTGGAGAGCCTCAACCTCTACTACAACCGCATCTCCTCGCTGGCGGAGGTCTTCCGGCTCCACTCCCTGGCGGGGCTCTTGGACGTGGACCTGCGGCTGAACCCCGTGGTGAAGAGCGAGTCTGACTACCGCCTCTTCGTGGTGCACATGCTCCCGGGGCTCCAGCAGCTGG ATGACCGCCCCGTGAGGGAGAGTGAGCGGAGAGCGTCCCGGCTGCATTTTGGTTCGGAGGAATCGCTGGACTCAGAGCAGAGCTTCCCATCTGTTTTCAGAGAAGAAAG ACCTCATCACTCCAGAGTCAAGTGCACTGACTCCTCCGCCAAGAAGTGCTTGGTCATGGATGCGGATGACGAGGCGGTCCTGAGCCTCATTGCTGAGTGCGAGTGGGACCTGAGCAACCCTCCTGGGGGCATGAGTTCCAGCCAGAAGGAGTCAGAGGCCAGCCTCCAGACCTCCCAAG CAGAGTCGCGGCACCGACTGAGCCCTCAGTCAGTCCAGCACCAGTGCGGGGACTCTCTGTGGAAGGGCCCTGAGCGGCGCAGGAGCAGCTCCAGGGCGGGCTGCGTGGAGCCGAGGCTGCAGGACCAGCACTGCGGCGAGCTCCCCCCACAGCGCTTCACCCCAG ACTCCACGGAGACTGAGGACTCAGGCGCTTCTTCTCAGAAGTCCAGTGTGTCGACACAAAAGATGTTAAACCCCCTACCTGCTCCTGAGAAGTACAGGAAGCGGAGGATGCCTGGCGGGAGGTTCCAGGCGCCTGCGGACGAGGCCTGTCTCAGCTGTCTGGAGGGGAGCCTGAGTGTGAGCCGGAGGGGCAGTTCAGAGGGCTGGGGCCAGGCCGCCTCTTCCCTCTCGGCCACCCCGGGGCCCGAGCAGCCAAGACCGCCCAGCGCCAGCGAG GCATGTCCCAAACTGCACTCCACCGTGCTGCCCGGGAAGAAGGCCACCCTGGAGGCGCTGTTCCTGGAAGCGCTCCTCGACCTGGTGGACAGGCACTGGAGTGGCCGCAGGTCCCTGCACAGCAGCGAAGCCTTCCTTG CTCAGGCGAGACACATTTTGTCGTCTGTTCAAGAGTTTACAACCACTCAGGACACTTCGACAACTGTGAATGAAGAAATTAGCTCTCTGACTCTGGAAAATAAGACTTTGCACAGTCGCCTTGCtgagcttcagcaacagtacGGCGTGAAGATGACTGAGGTGGTGCTGGAGCTCAGCGACACGCGGAAGGAGATG GATTACCTGAGGCAGCATCTGGACAGATCTCTGGAGGAGAGCAGTAGCTTGAAGTCACTTTTGTTGAGCATGAAGAAAGATGTGAGGACCGCTGACGCTCCGTCCGCACTGAACCTGCAGATCTCCG GCTCACTGACACCCTAG
- the CEP72 gene encoding centrosomal protein of 72 kDa isoform X6 — translation MAPGGRVVLCEEKIREKSGLAPPCDLAELRSLSIPGTYQEKITHLGNSLMNLTSLKSLDLSRNSLVSLEGIECLTALESLNLYYNRISSLAEVFRLHSLAGLLDVDLRLNPVVKSESDYRLFVVHMLPGLQQLDDRPVRESERRASRLHFGSEESLDSEQSFPSVFREERPHHSRVKCTDSSAKKCLVMDADDEAVLSLIAECEWDLSNPPGGMSSSQKESEASLQTSQAESRHRLSPQSVQHQCGDSLWKGPERRRSSSRAGCVEPRLQDQHCGELPPQRFTPDSTETEDSGASSQKSSVSTQKMLNPLPAPEKYRKRRMPGGRFQAPADEACLSCLEGSLSVSRRGSSEGWGQAASSLSATPGPEQPRPPSASEACPKLHSTVLPGKKATLEALFLEALLDLVDRHWSGRRSLHSSEAFLAQARHILSSVQEFTTTQDTSTTVNEEISSLTLENKTLHSRLAELQQQYGVKMTEVVLELSDTRKEMDYLRQHLDRSLEESSSLKSLLLSMKKDVRTADAPSALNLQISEPRRADASQA, via the exons ATGGCGCCGGGCGGGCGGGTGGTGCTGTGTGAGGAGAAGATCCGGGAGAAGAGCGGCCTGGCGCCTCCCTGCGACCTGG cTGAACTTCGGTCATTATCTATTCCTGGAACTTACCAAGAAAAGATTACTCACCTGGGAAATTCTTTGATGAATTTAACAAGTCTAAAATCTCTAGATCTCTCACGAAACTCCTTGGTTAGTCTAGAG GGCATTGAATGCCTGACGGCGCTGGAGAGCCTCAACCTCTACTACAACCGCATCTCCTCGCTGGCGGAGGTCTTCCGGCTCCACTCCCTGGCGGGGCTCTTGGACGTGGACCTGCGGCTGAACCCCGTGGTGAAGAGCGAGTCTGACTACCGCCTCTTCGTGGTGCACATGCTCCCGGGGCTCCAGCAGCTGG ATGACCGCCCCGTGAGGGAGAGTGAGCGGAGAGCGTCCCGGCTGCATTTTGGTTCGGAGGAATCGCTGGACTCAGAGCAGAGCTTCCCATCTGTTTTCAGAGAAGAAAG ACCTCATCACTCCAGAGTCAAGTGCACTGACTCCTCCGCCAAGAAGTGCTTGGTCATGGATGCGGATGACGAGGCGGTCCTGAGCCTCATTGCTGAGTGCGAGTGGGACCTGAGCAACCCTCCTGGGGGCATGAGTTCCAGCCAGAAGGAGTCAGAGGCCAGCCTCCAGACCTCCCAAG CAGAGTCGCGGCACCGACTGAGCCCTCAGTCAGTCCAGCACCAGTGCGGGGACTCTCTGTGGAAGGGCCCTGAGCGGCGCAGGAGCAGCTCCAGGGCGGGCTGCGTGGAGCCGAGGCTGCAGGACCAGCACTGCGGCGAGCTCCCCCCACAGCGCTTCACCCCAG ACTCCACGGAGACTGAGGACTCAGGCGCTTCTTCTCAGAAGTCCAGTGTGTCGACACAAAAGATGTTAAACCCCCTACCTGCTCCTGAGAAGTACAGGAAGCGGAGGATGCCTGGCGGGAGGTTCCAGGCGCCTGCGGACGAGGCCTGTCTCAGCTGTCTGGAGGGGAGCCTGAGTGTGAGCCGGAGGGGCAGTTCAGAGGGCTGGGGCCAGGCCGCCTCTTCCCTCTCGGCCACCCCGGGGCCCGAGCAGCCAAGACCGCCCAGCGCCAGCGAG GCATGTCCCAAACTGCACTCCACCGTGCTGCCCGGGAAGAAGGCCACCCTGGAGGCGCTGTTCCTGGAAGCGCTCCTCGACCTGGTGGACAGGCACTGGAGTGGCCGCAGGTCCCTGCACAGCAGCGAAGCCTTCCTTG CTCAGGCGAGACACATTTTGTCGTCTGTTCAAGAGTTTACAACCACTCAGGACACTTCGACAACTGTGAATGAAGAAATTAGCTCTCTGACTCTGGAAAATAAGACTTTGCACAGTCGCCTTGCtgagcttcagcaacagtacGGCGTGAAGATGACTGAGGTGGTGCTGGAGCTCAGCGACACGCGGAAGGAGATG GATTACCTGAGGCAGCATCTGGACAGATCTCTGGAGGAGAGCAGTAGCTTGAAGTCACTTTTGTTGAGCATGAAGAAAGATGTGAGGACCGCTGACGCTCCGTCCGCACTGAACCTGCAGATCTCCG AGCCCCGCCGGGCAGATGCATCTCAGGCATGA